CTGTGTTGGTCCTTTGACCATGTCCTTCTGCATCTACGGCGTTCGTACCCATCCCGGTAGGTCTCTGTCCGTCGTCAAGTAAAGTGAGACTCGGGTCCGCAATCTGTTCTCCTATTCGGTCACAGAGCGGAGAAGTTCTCTCAACAACATGACGTCCGAGTGTCGCCTGGCCTATTCCAGCCACCAGATATGAGGCAGCAGCGATTGGGGTCCATACCGTCGGTAGTCGCGCGGTGGTACCAAGCTTCTTGGCGCCGAGCAACGCTGCCGCCTGCTTGCCGACCCTAGTACCGAGGCCTTCCGGTTGGATCAGTCGGTCCGTTGCAACGTCAAACTCCATCGAGCCCCTGCGCTCATCTCCATCGATAGCCTGTGCGCTCACACTGCATAGATTGGCAACGTGTCTGCTAGACCCCATGACACCCCGAGTGTTGCCAACCGCATAGCCACCCCATGAAGACTCTGCGGATGCTGAGACCGTCTTCACTCGACCGTCGGCAGCTGCAGCCTCGCTGACCATTACACGACATGAATGAAGCAGGTCCTCGACGGACTGCTCCATGATTCGCGTGTCGAATCTCCCCTCGTTGCCGTGTGGAGAGGGGTCACAGAATCCCCTGAAGCGGCTGTCATTCACACTGGTGCTGACTATGACTTGGAAGGCCTCGTCAACACACTTACGTACACGTTCCAAGGAATAGCCGCTCACCGACGCGAATCCGATTCTCTTGTCCTTCGCCAGACGCACAGCAGTGCCTGCAATGGAGCCTGACTCGGCACTGACGACACCCTGGTCGATATCGACTGTGCTCTTGGTGTTGAATGAAACGTAGACCTCAGCCTCAACCGAGCTGTCAAGAGTGCGGGCGTGTTTCAGACCTGCATCGACTGCGGAAGTCAGTTCATCCCTAAGCGTATCGAAGTCCACATCATGTCACCTCTCTCTATGCCTTGCCCCCAAACACGATTCCATCTATGACCATCATCGGACCACCAAGACCGACAGGTAGGGGAACCTGAGCACCTTTGCCGCAACCCCCGAAGTATCCACTGGTGATGCGGAGATCCCTCGTG
This region of Candidatus Thorarchaeota archaeon genomic DNA includes:
- a CDS encoding TldD/PmbA family protein, which gives rise to MDFDTLRDELTSAVDAGLKHARTLDSSVEAEVYVSFNTKSTVDIDQGVVSAESGSIAGTAVRLAKDKRIGFASVSGYSLERVRKCVDEAFQVIVSTSVNDSRFRGFCDPSPHGNEGRFDTRIMEQSVEDLLHSCRVMVSEAAAADGRVKTVSASAESSWGGYAVGNTRGVMGSSRHVANLCSVSAQAIDGDERRGSMEFDVATDRLIQPEGLGTRVGKQAAALLGAKKLGTTARLPTVWTPIAAASYLVAGIGQATLGRHVVERTSPLCDRIGEQIADPSLTLLDDGQRPTGMGTNAVDAEGHGQRTNTVVERGVLKTFLFDNYWGAAFGVGSTGNCGRGGGVFPSRVPYEHSPTVGTKWLVVKPGTKTEQGLIESIDGQAILIMDFPLGIFHGNVSSGEFSAVANSVFLIEDGEIEYPIQPVSVAGNFHEGLRNIIGVADNARPIPFGCESPTIAFDGFSIVG